The genomic interval AACACCCTTCTCAGGGATGCAGAACATGACCTCCTCTGAAAGGCAACTCTTGTTTTTCTAGTTTTAGGAATTTCACTGTTTTCAAATGGTTGAAATTAACAAAAATCTAAGCTCTGAATAAATGGTTGATAATAATATGGAATCATGGAGATGGTGGgcatcctggagctggagctgtggGCTCCAGGGACTGGGAACCATATGCTGTGGGTGGCagtaactgaactcaggtctctctGTAAAAGCAGTACACaatcttgactgctgagccatctctccagactcaccTCCTGCAAAATATTATTATCTGCTTTTAAAGAGAAATTATATGATGAAATAGGAAGACTGAGTTTcctaatttttactttattattttgagtAATCTTAAAGTTTAGTTTTCTAGACACAAAAATGACTAGAAGTTGAAGGGATGAATTAAGCCCCCAAAGCATTGGTGGGAgacacagacagctggccacacTTGCCAAGCCAAGCCTTAGCAAAAGATAAATGGCATAGTTCTATTCTTTACTTTTAACTCAATTTTGTGGTAGTGAGGATTAATCTAGAGCTTCAGGCATGCAGGAGTAGTGTTGTCCCTACACTCTGTGCTACTCAATTTATTATCTAGAAATTACCTGAAAAATATTTCTCAATCACTTTATAATGAATTTAAACATCAacttaaataaaagtttataagtTAACATATAATTTAGCATGTTTGTTTACCAACTAacactgattttaaaaatattcctttagTTAGAAATTATTGATTGTTCATTTTCAAACAAACTATTAAAAATGATTCAATGTGCAAAAAAACAGCCCTTGGAAGTGATGTTTAAACTGACCTTATCTTCATACATCCTTTTGGACTCCCTCAGTTCAGAACGCAGCTGAGAAACAGTAGACTCTAAGTCACTGAGCTGGCGCATATACATGGAGTTCTGGTTCCTTGCCTGTTCTCTAAAAAGTGTTGAATGGGCAGAAAAGCAGATATCAAGTTAAGAATATGCATGGTACCCTATGGGCCCTCACATCTCTTAGATACTACCAGTAATGACTTTATATGGAGTCATTAGAACAACAGTCTTTCATTATACAAACTTGTTTCTTCTGAGTTACAGCTCAGGGTTGAGGACAATGCTTAGAGATATAAGTTAGGTGTGCTGCATGTAAAATTCTGTTAAATTCCAAGCACCTAAAACAAGTTACTTGCCAAAGCtcatggtgtctgtgtgtgtgtgtgtgtatgtatacatatacatatatgcatatatatacacatatatgtgtgtgttcattacaTTATTCTCTACTTCTGCAATATGATTAAAAATATCAGCACtggaggttagagagatggctcagtgattatgaGTGTTAACTATGAAATCATGAGGAGAAGATTTACGACCCCAGCACCTACGTAACATGCTGTACATTCTGAAAATACCTAGAACTACAGCTCTCAGAACTCAGATGCTCTTTATGGTCCCCACATGCACATAGGTccttgtatgtgcacacacaggtatacatacTCATATAAACACAGTAGACCTTTAAAATAAAAGGGCTATGCATAGTTTTTTGCATTAGTTCAAATTATAAAATTTCTTATgcacatatattttatgtatatacttGGACAtatatacctatgtataactttgTTCATAGATGCAcacataattatacatatatgtgtgtatatatatacacacacacacacactttgtcctATCATTTTAAATATGAACTCAGCAAATCCCAGGATTCATACATAGTGACACAAAAGCGTGTTACAGAAGTTTTATCACTTTTACATGGAAATTACTAAGCAACTTCAAAAAGGTATTAGGACAGCATACTAGAATAATAGCTGCAGGCCTGTCTCTTCAAAGAAAGAGGATGCTTACCTGTTCGCCTGGAATGCTGGGAAGAGTGTACTTTCCAACCTGGTGATACTTTGCTATCGGGCTCCACCCATATCCCTCAGAATTTATCTTTTGCTTATCCCAGCCCCTTTCCTCCTAAATCTTGAGCATTGCTTCTGGACCACAAAACCCATCCTTATGAGAGATGCCACTTGTACTTTACAGAAGCCTAAGTGACTGCTATGTTACCTTAGGGCCAGGCCAAAGCTGACACTCACAGACGTATTTTCCTTAGTCATTCTCCCCAGACCCTAAATCTTGGCCACTATCTCTACATCAATAGTACCCATCTTTGTACTTTGAAAAGAATTTCAATGTAAACATGTCTTAATCTCTGCTATACTCATGGGACTGAGATAATTATCAGAATTTTTTTCCCAAAGTTTTGCTGTGCTTATAGATGACTAAAATAAACCAACCGGCATCTGACCTTTGAGGTTTGGCCCAGCACCAGCTACCTAAGTTAGACTGAACCAACTTTCACTCTTCCCTCCCCTGGATCATTTCCCTATCAGCAATAAAACCTGCAGGGACACCCCTTCCCCTTGCAAGACTACAATCACAGATAACAGTAATGAGCTGCCAGGTGAGTTCTGGAACTCAAACCCAGGTCtgctgcaagagcaacaagtgctacTGATGGCTGAGCCAAATCTCCAGTTTAAAATAATAGCTTTTATGTTACAATAAATGGAATCAATTTCAAACTACTAGTACACACATACTGAATGATTTCCAGCTGACTCTGGACACTGTTGGCTTGGCTTCGAGCACTGCTGGCTTTCTCCGTAAGTCCTGTTATCTCAACTTCATGTTCACTGATCAGCTGCTCAATCCTAAGCAAGAACAAAGTGACTGTTAGAATATAGGAAGCTCTTCTCACCTATGACTTATCTCAAGTTAATGCTTGCAACACCTTCAGACTTAGTATTTGTTCCAGTTTTACACATGCTACTCTTTCATCTGTTTGagacagtgtggtggtttgtttgcttggcccagagagtggaactattaggaggtgtggccttgttagagtaggtgtgtcactgtaggcatgggctttaagaccctcatcctagcttcctggaagtcagtcttctcttagCTGCCGTTGGAACAAGAAgtggaactcttagctcctccagcaccagatTTTCcaggacgctgccatgctcccaccttgatgataatggactgaacttcagaacctgtaagtcagccccaattaaatgttgtccttataagagttgcgttggtcatggtgtctgttcacagcagtaaaaccctaagactgaCTTTTAATTTTGTAGTCCTAGCTGGCCTCTACcttctcagtgttgggattacagacattaCTAACATGCCTGGGTTTTAAACtgttattattctctctctctctctctctctctctctctctctctctctctctctccctccctccctccctccctccctccctccctctctccctctttcttccttctctttccttccttccttcctttcttttctttctttctttctttctttctttctttctttctttctttcgttgtttctttttgagacaagatctctcttattatgtagctctggttgtcctggaacttgctgtgtacacCAAGGTACCCTCAAAATGGCCAAGATCCACCCggctctgtctcccgagtgttgtgactaaaggcatgcatcaccatgcccggcATGCTGCTCCTTTAATAACAACACTAGAATCCCAGCTAGGGTTTCAGAATTCTGAATCTGCATTTCAGTAGCAATAAACTAGGAGAACTAAACAAGGCATGGTGGTATGTGACTCTGGTCCTGTACTTGAGAaggtgaagcaggaagatcattgGAATCCAGgaattcatggccagcctgggtgacagagtgagatcctgttttgTAAACCTTGAATACTATAAGCAATATGTGTTTGTTACACGATATGAATACTATGTGCTATATCTCCCGGGAGATCTAGAGAAGGATCCCATCAATCAAACACATTATGAATACACGCTTACAACTCTTTGACTAAGTCACAGAGTGTTACGTGCTTCATTTAACCAAGCAGCAGGTAAGTGACAAGTCACTCTTAGATCAACTTAGGCTCTTCTACCCAGGCTCTGTCAGGCCTACCACAGTAAGAATAGTCTCATTCTTGTTATTTGGTCAATTGTTGACAGGTGATTAAGTTGCTTACCCTTGAGCTTGAAAATCTATTTCCATGGCCTACCTTTAGGAGGATTCATCAAGCCTATGCGAGTAATGTTCGACCCACCAATGCCCTCAGCTTCTTCTCACTGGAAATCCCCACTTGTCCTTATTGTGTTGGGAGATGAACTCATTCTCTTCCCCTGTAGCAAAATTTACAGTGCTCCAGGCTTAAATAAAGGCTTCCTTACAGCTTTAACAGGTGTCGGAAGAAAACTAACTAAGTTTGCTACAGGTTATTAAGGCTATTTTTGTTTTCGTTATCTCTGAGTTTATAGACTTTGGAACTACAGGGGAGGCTACAACTAGAATACAGTATCCCCATAAGTTTTTGTTTCAGTCGGACACCTACCGATCTTGATGTTGTTGAAGTAATAGTTCTATTTTGTTCTGTGATTCAGACTTCAGGGTTTCAAGCTGATCCTCTACCTGGTTTTAAAATAGAGATATTAATTTGGGTGTTGGTAATTGTAAAGCTTAGAAAATGCAGTTTCTATGAAAGGAATGCGTTAGGGAGCTATACATAGAAATAATACTAAATGAAGCTCTATGCCTGTATTTTACAGCACTTGCACACTGGCTATACTCCCACTAAGCTGTACAGGTAAAATAGCTAGTTTTCTATCAGGAGGCGGCATTGTGTATTATCCAGAGAACAAGATACGAAGGCTTGGCTTATTTTCAAGGATTTTACAAACTATCTCTCAATGCATTGTAATATAAACCAGTGTTCTCACCACTTACTGGAAATATCCTCCCTTTAAGAAAAGAGATTTCTGTGTCTAATTCTCTTAGGATTTTACTAATAGCTGAGCCCAGGCTGCGGAAGTGCATGGTAGACATGCTGTCGTGTTCACATATTTTCTTGCCTGAGGCTTCTTCAAAGTCAACTAAGATTGATCGGATTTCTTGAAGCACGCCTTCATGACTAAGCATCATTTTTCGTAGCTGCTCTATCTGTGTGCTGCTGTCTTTCAACATATCCTCCTTAAGGCACTTGGCAGCTTCAAGTTCACGAACTGTATTCTGAAGCTGATTTCGTGACTCCTCCTGGGACTGACTCTCCCTTCGTCtaggaaatgaatgaaagaaaagaaataacattGATAAAACACAACTTTACTACaaggagtagaaaaaaaaatatacagaattTTGCTATAGATCCCAGGATGACCTAGAACTCAATTacgtaaccaggctggccttgaactcatagcaatcTTCCTACATCAGCcacccaaatgctgagattacaagtatttGGGACTCCACCAGTGTGAGGAATAAAGCCATAAAACAGTGTCTGGGCTGGGCTGTACCTCACTGACAGAACACTTGCCTACCAAGCCCAGAGCCTGGCTCAAGCTCTAGCActtgtggaggaggaagaggaggaggaggaggaggaggaggaggaggaggaggaataattCAGTAATAAACCCCAACCTGATATCAGCCATGGCATCTCTCTCCATTTGCATTTCTTGAAGTTTTGTTTGCAAATCAATGACTGACTGTCTTAagtaaaatttttgtttctcatgTAATTCattgctctgaaaaaaaaaacacacacacacacaaattaatctaGCTCTATATAGAGAGATATTAAACCACCAAAATATAGATCCTATAAACAATAATTTCTCAAGGGTTATGTGTTAATtcattgtttatatattatgtatgtgtgtgtgtgtgtgtgtgtgagagagagagagaaacaaatctGTCTTCCAGCTCAACACAAAAATGGGAAAATGTTTTGTCTCTTAAAACTGGTTGAAATTATGTATCAAGAAAAGTCAAATTTTACCTTTAACTTACTTAAATGTTTGGCAAAAGCCACTACCATCTAAAACTCTAAAGCcgggagatggctctgcagttcagAAGACTGGCAGCTGTTGCAGAGgatcagggtttgattcccagcactcatactgCAGCtgacaaccacctataactccaattccagggaatctgatgccctctttcagACTCTGTGAGTACTGCATGCACACAGTTCATACATACAACCTGCAGACAAACAACTATAcatataaaatgcaaataaataaacttttaaaacataaaactgtGAAGGTGCTTAACTACAGAAAAATTCAGGCATTTCTAAAGCCAGGCACTGAAGCATCTCCCTGCTAACAGCTAGTGGCCAGTGTATAATAACAGCTAGTGGCCAGTGTATAATAACAGCTAGTGGCCAGTGTATAATAACAGCTAGTGGCCAGTGTATAATAACAGCTAGTGGTCACTGTATAATAACATCTAGTGGCCACTGTATAATAACAGCTAGTGGCCTCTGTATAATAACAGCTAGTGGCCACTGTATAACAACAGCTAGTGGCCACTGTATAATAAGTAGCTTTTTTTATTACCTCATTTTTGAGtctgaatgaaaaacaaaaaccatcgaAAATGAAAaggtcctaaaatacaaaaatagagaCTAAAATTaagcaaacataaaaaaagagaaagatttaaaagaaacaaagataatGTAGGGATTGGAGCATGTGCTTGCAGACTCTATTGCCACACATGAAGATTGCAGTCATAAAGAATGGGATGCTGGGGCAGGGGTGCAcactggcagatctctgagtttggggccatcctggtcta from Mus musculus strain C57BL/6J chromosome 5, GRCm38.p6 C57BL/6J carries:
- the Ccdc158 gene encoding coiled-coil domain-containing protein 158 isoform c (isoform c is encoded by transcript variant 3) encodes the protein MESKACESKNEDLLPSGITSKGGSSSPFFVTSTHGTIIENTSSTGTLTQMPFFPKYEVELDSPRKSTPYPGKEHIERVLEEYSHQVKDLQRRLNESNELHEKQKFYLRQSVIDLQTKLQEMQMERDAMADIRRRESQSQEESRNQLQNTVRELEAAKCLKEDMLKDSSTQIEQLRKMMLSHEGVLQEIRSILVDFEEASGKKICEHDSMSTMHFRSLGSAISKILRELDTEISFLKGRIFPVEDQLETLKSESQNKIELLLQQHQDRIEQLISEHEVEITGLTEKASSARSQANSVQSQLEIIQEQARNQNSMYMRQLSDLESTVSQLRSELRESKRMYEDKEPPEFPFTNLDQ